In Actinomadura citrea, a single window of DNA contains:
- a CDS encoding cytochrome P450: protein MADVYDPFDPGFQADPYPAYGRLRDEEPVHRHGEPPFWALSRFEDVWAATRDAEAFSSAQGLTFHPDEIGTLGLAPTIVMLDPPRHTALRRLISHGFTPRRTAALEALLRGFVRSRIAVMERRAADGETPDLHRDFSSPLPTFALAHLLGVPEADRARFDPWVSALTTLQDEGFGLRSLRDGAVNAVAEMFGYFGDVIAARRADPSDDLVSALTAAEVDGERLTDWDILGFCFVMVAGGNDTTGNLISHGVALLDGDHAQRERLAADPALIPNALVEFLRLESSVQALARTTTRPVTLHGTRIPEGEKVMMLFGSANRDEREFGPSANELDVTREIPRHLGFSSGVHFCIGSHLAKLQARVALEELLRAHPHIGVDLENAERIRSPFTRGWASLPATGVRGRP from the coding sequence ATGGCGGACGTCTACGACCCCTTCGATCCCGGGTTCCAGGCCGATCCCTATCCGGCGTACGGGCGGCTCCGGGACGAGGAGCCGGTGCACCGCCACGGGGAGCCTCCGTTCTGGGCGCTGTCGCGGTTCGAGGACGTCTGGGCCGCGACGCGGGACGCGGAGGCGTTCTCGTCGGCGCAGGGCCTGACGTTCCACCCGGACGAGATCGGCACGCTGGGCCTGGCCCCGACGATCGTGATGCTGGATCCGCCGCGGCACACGGCGCTGCGGCGCCTGATCAGCCACGGGTTCACGCCGCGCCGGACGGCCGCGCTCGAAGCCCTCCTGCGCGGGTTCGTCCGTTCCCGGATCGCGGTGATGGAACGCAGGGCCGCCGACGGGGAGACGCCCGACCTGCACCGGGACTTCTCCTCGCCGCTGCCGACGTTCGCGCTGGCGCATCTGCTCGGGGTCCCGGAGGCCGACCGCGCGAGGTTCGATCCGTGGGTGTCCGCCCTCACGACCTTGCAGGACGAGGGGTTCGGCCTGCGCTCGCTGCGGGACGGGGCGGTGAACGCGGTGGCGGAGATGTTCGGCTACTTCGGCGACGTGATCGCCGCGCGCCGGGCCGACCCGTCCGACGACCTGGTCAGCGCGCTGACGGCCGCGGAGGTGGACGGGGAGCGCCTCACCGACTGGGACATCCTCGGGTTCTGCTTCGTCATGGTGGCGGGCGGCAACGACACGACCGGGAACCTGATCTCGCACGGCGTGGCGCTGCTGGACGGCGACCACGCGCAGCGGGAGCGGCTGGCGGCCGACCCGGCACTGATCCCGAACGCGCTGGTGGAGTTCCTGCGCCTGGAGAGCTCCGTCCAGGCGCTGGCCCGGACGACCACGCGCCCGGTCACCCTGCACGGGACGCGGATCCCGGAGGGCGAGAAGGTGATGATGCTGTTCGGTTCGGCGAACCGGGACGAGCGCGAGTTCGGCCCGTCCGCGAACGAACTGGACGTCACCCGTGAGATCCCGCGCCACCTGGGCTTCTCCAGCGGCGTGCACTTCTGCATCGGGTCGCATCTGGCGAAGCTCCAGGCCCGCGTCGCGCTGGAGGAGCTTCTCCGGGCCCACCCCCACATCGGGGTGGACCTGGAGAACGCCGAGCGCATCCGGTCCCCCTTCACCCGCGGCTGGGCTTCGCTCCCGGCCACGGGCGTCAGGGGACGGCCGTAG
- a CDS encoding TetR family transcriptional regulator produces the protein MPKDARATRDALIHAGAHLFAAHGIDATRTRDIVALAGQANDSAVTYHFGSRDGLLGAILRAGVTRMEPARAATLPALHPGDPHAIVDAIVRPTADELRTPHGRDFLRITAQLAGRAGVRDHRPPPVLHDTALQQQLHLLETACRATLPEPLALERVSLFIAFLTAALADRATRTHPPGTPPPAPDHDTFTTDLTAMLTAALQAPAPTRLPNPPPPHTVKTSPRGGAVR, from the coding sequence GTGCCGAAGGACGCAAGAGCCACCCGCGACGCCCTCATCCACGCCGGCGCCCACCTCTTCGCCGCCCACGGCATCGACGCCACCCGCACCCGCGACATCGTCGCCCTCGCCGGCCAGGCCAACGACTCCGCCGTCACCTACCACTTCGGCTCCCGCGACGGACTCCTCGGCGCCATCCTCCGCGCCGGCGTCACCCGCATGGAACCCGCCCGCGCCGCCACCCTCCCCGCCCTCCACCCCGGCGACCCCCACGCCATCGTCGACGCCATCGTCCGCCCCACCGCCGACGAACTCCGCACCCCCCACGGCCGCGACTTCCTCCGCATCACCGCCCAACTCGCCGGACGCGCCGGAGTCCGCGACCACCGCCCCCCGCCCGTCCTCCACGACACCGCCCTCCAGCAGCAGCTCCACCTCCTCGAAACCGCCTGCCGCGCCACCCTCCCCGAACCCCTCGCCCTCGAACGCGTCTCCCTCTTCATCGCCTTCCTCACCGCGGCCCTGGCCGACCGCGCCACCCGCACCCACCCGCCCGGAACACCCCCGCCCGCCCCCGATCACGACACCTTCACCACCGACCTCACCGCCATGCTCACCGCCGCCCTCCAAGCCCCCGCCCCAACCCGTTTGCCTAACCCACCCCCACCCCATACAGTTAAGACATCGCCGCGGGGTGGAGCAGTTCGGTAG
- a CDS encoding BTAD domain-containing putative transcriptional regulator: protein MRFGVLGPLTVWTADGTQVAIRGLKVRTLLADLLVQEGRPVSAERLIDDLWGPARPADPAGALQVKVSQLRRALEDAEPGGRELVVFQAPGYSLRVDPEKVDAGRFTAFLARARGTADPRARAALLTDALALWRGPAHASFADEPFAQATITRLEEQRLTAVEDLFEARLALGEHTALVGELSDLVAREPLRERLRAAHMRALYRAGRQSEALDSFGELRDRLREELGLDPSPELAALRQAILTRDPALAPGGPRTNLPAPPGELIGRDEAVSEVRALLEPYRLVTLTGPGGVGKTRLALEIAAGLLDAFPDGVWSVELGGHDRADALADAVAATLGVRDDAVRDPHGGAVPAADRVARALRGRRLLLVLDNCEHLIEPAAELAHRLLAAAPQVRILTTSREPLGVGGEAVWTVPPLEPPDASEETGPASLRDFSAVRLFVARAAAASPGFALTAGNARAVAAICRRLDGIPLALELAATRVRALGADELAARLHDRFRLLSAGRRGVPRRQRTLRAAIDWSWDLLTGPERAVLQRLSVHVDGCSLEAAEAVCAGSGVAVEDVADLMSRLVDRSMVVVTGDARGHRYRLLESVAAYCAERLRDSGESEHVRTRRDGYYVAFAERAAERLRGPDQRQWLQRLDLEHANLRSAVESTVRHDRPDLALRLVNAMAWYWFLRGRLGEGRRLLDLSLAHDGPAPTSARAAAGVWRTGMEMLGRHGIDRTQQVQAALEPYERLDDPCGRAQAEWFLAEILLGGAELATGERLARRALAAFREAGDRWGTGAALTTLAHYALIRGDLAACGRHTEQGAALFDALGDRWGRLRAADLLGRLAEIRGDYEGAAELLREGLGLAEDLGIWTQVSYLSSGLGRIAMMTGDLAGAEAHHEKAKRLATEQSNRPGEVFAEMGLAMGARRQGRLDVAEKLLRDALDWQRRVGFDPGVALTLSELGFVAEQRGDAATAREAHLEALSVSRRTGDPRAAALAMEGLAAAHALTGEHHRAARLLGAATAVREETGAPLPQAAGTDVARTMATLRNALGEKPLTAELQQGRTTGLHDLPT from the coding sequence ATGCGTTTCGGGGTGCTCGGACCGCTGACGGTCTGGACGGCCGACGGCACCCAGGTCGCGATCCGGGGGTTGAAGGTCCGGACACTGCTGGCCGACCTGCTCGTCCAGGAGGGGCGGCCGGTGTCGGCGGAGCGGCTGATCGACGATCTGTGGGGGCCGGCGCGTCCCGCGGACCCGGCGGGGGCGCTCCAGGTCAAGGTGTCCCAGCTGCGCCGGGCCTTGGAGGACGCCGAGCCGGGCGGCAGGGAACTGGTGGTGTTCCAGGCCCCGGGATACTCGCTGCGGGTCGATCCCGAGAAGGTGGACGCGGGCCGGTTCACCGCGTTCCTGGCACGGGCGCGGGGGACCGCCGATCCCCGTGCCAGGGCCGCGCTGCTCACCGACGCGTTGGCCCTGTGGCGGGGCCCGGCCCATGCCTCCTTCGCCGACGAGCCGTTCGCGCAGGCCACGATCACTCGCCTCGAGGAGCAGCGGCTGACGGCCGTGGAGGATCTCTTCGAGGCCCGGCTCGCCCTCGGCGAGCACACTGCGCTGGTGGGTGAGCTGAGCGACCTGGTGGCCCGCGAGCCCCTCAGGGAGCGGCTGCGCGCCGCCCACATGCGCGCCCTGTACCGTGCCGGAAGGCAGAGCGAGGCCCTGGACAGCTTCGGCGAGCTGCGCGACCGCCTGCGCGAGGAACTGGGTCTGGATCCGAGCCCCGAGTTGGCGGCCCTCCGGCAGGCGATCCTCACCCGGGACCCGGCCCTGGCACCCGGAGGCCCCCGGACCAACCTGCCCGCGCCGCCCGGCGAGCTGATCGGCCGCGATGAGGCGGTCTCCGAAGTGCGGGCGCTGCTGGAGCCGTACCGTCTCGTGACGCTCACCGGGCCGGGAGGAGTCGGCAAGACCCGGCTGGCCCTGGAGATCGCCGCAGGGCTCCTCGACGCGTTTCCCGACGGCGTGTGGTCGGTCGAACTCGGTGGTCACGACCGGGCGGACGCGCTGGCGGACGCGGTCGCCGCCACGCTCGGCGTCCGCGACGACGCCGTCCGGGACCCTCATGGAGGAGCCGTTCCGGCCGCCGACCGGGTGGCCCGCGCGCTGCGCGGCAGGCGGCTGCTGCTGGTACTGGACAACTGCGAGCACCTGATCGAGCCCGCGGCCGAGCTGGCGCACCGGCTGCTGGCGGCGGCGCCGCAGGTGCGGATCCTGACGACCAGCCGGGAGCCGCTCGGGGTGGGCGGTGAAGCGGTGTGGACGGTGCCGCCGCTGGAGCCGCCGGACGCGTCGGAGGAGACCGGCCCGGCGTCCCTGCGGGATTTCAGCGCCGTCCGGCTGTTCGTCGCGCGCGCCGCCGCCGCCTCGCCCGGCTTCGCCCTCACCGCCGGCAACGCCCGCGCCGTCGCGGCGATCTGCCGCCGTCTCGACGGCATCCCGCTGGCGCTGGAACTGGCGGCCACCCGGGTCCGCGCGCTCGGTGCGGACGAGCTGGCGGCCCGGCTGCACGACCGGTTCCGGCTGCTGTCGGCCGGGCGGCGGGGCGTTCCGAGGCGGCAGCGGACGCTGCGCGCGGCGATCGACTGGAGCTGGGACCTGCTGACCGGGCCCGAGCGCGCCGTCCTGCAGCGGTTGTCAGTGCATGTCGACGGCTGTTCGCTGGAGGCGGCCGAGGCGGTCTGCGCCGGGAGCGGGGTGGCGGTCGAGGACGTCGCGGACCTGATGTCCCGCCTGGTCGACCGTTCCATGGTCGTGGTGACCGGCGACGCTCGCGGGCACCGTTACCGGCTGCTGGAGTCCGTCGCCGCCTACTGCGCCGAGCGCCTGCGGGATTCCGGCGAGTCCGAGCACGTCCGAACCCGGCGCGACGGGTACTACGTCGCGTTCGCCGAACGGGCGGCGGAGCGGCTCCGCGGCCCTGACCAGCGGCAGTGGCTGCAACGCCTCGATCTGGAACACGCCAACCTGCGCTCCGCCGTCGAAAGCACCGTGCGGCACGACCGCCCAGATCTCGCGCTGCGCCTGGTCAACGCGATGGCCTGGTACTGGTTCCTGCGCGGACGGCTCGGCGAGGGGCGCCGTCTCCTCGACCTGTCGCTCGCGCACGACGGCCCGGCGCCGACCTCCGCGAGGGCCGCGGCCGGAGTCTGGCGGACGGGCATGGAGATGCTCGGCCGGCACGGCATCGACCGGACGCAGCAGGTCCAGGCGGCTCTGGAACCGTACGAGCGCCTGGACGACCCGTGCGGCCGGGCTCAGGCGGAATGGTTTCTGGCGGAGATCCTGCTCGGCGGCGCGGAGCTGGCCACCGGCGAACGGCTGGCGCGGCGGGCCCTCGCCGCCTTCCGCGAAGCGGGGGACCGCTGGGGCACGGGCGCCGCGCTGACCACCCTGGCCCACTACGCCTTGATCCGCGGAGATCTCGCCGCCTGCGGCCGCCACACCGAGCAGGGCGCGGCGCTGTTCGACGCGCTCGGGGACCGCTGGGGGCGGTTGCGGGCCGCTGACCTGCTCGGCAGGCTCGCCGAGATCCGGGGCGACTACGAGGGTGCCGCCGAGCTGCTCCGCGAGGGGCTGGGATTGGCCGAGGACCTCGGAATCTGGACGCAGGTCTCGTACCTGTCGTCCGGCCTGGGCAGGATCGCGATGATGACCGGCGACCTGGCCGGAGCAGAGGCGCACCACGAGAAGGCCAAGCGGCTCGCGACCGAGCAGAGCAACCGGCCCGGAGAGGTGTTCGCCGAGATGGGCTTGGCCATGGGGGCACGGCGGCAGGGGCGGCTGGACGTGGCCGAGAAGCTTCTGCGGGACGCGCTCGACTGGCAGCGGCGGGTCGGGTTCGACCCCGGGGTGGCGCTCACCTTGTCCGAACTGGGCTTCGTCGCCGAGCAGCGCGGCGACGCCGCGACCGCCCGCGAGGCGCACCTGGAGGCTCTGTCCGTCTCACGCCGCACCGGCGACCCGAGGGCGGCGGCGCTGGCGATGGAGGGACTGGCCGCCGCCCACGCGTTGACGGGTGAGCACCACCGGGCCGCACGCCTGCTGGGCGCGGCCACCGCCGTCCGGGAGGAGACGGGCGCCCCACTACCGCAGGCGGCCGGCACCGACGTGGCCCGCACGATGGCGACACTGCGAAACGCCTTGGGCGAGAAGCCCCTGACCGCCGAACTCCAGCAAGGCCGCACCACCGGCCTCCACGACCTGCCCACCTGA